The genomic DNA GGCGCGAGCCACATCTCCCAGGCCAGCCCGAGCACGATCAGCCCGACCAGGCTGCCCACGGCCACCCACTGCGTGGCAGCAACAGAAGAAGAGCGAGGCAAGGTTGTTTTCATTCGAGAGGTACCGCGGAACCGGCTCCGCCGGGCCGCCGGTGCCGCCCCCGGCAGGGGGAAGGCGCAGCGACACGAAGTGCGCGACGCCTGGGGGTGAGATGATACCGATCATGAATCGCCGGCAACTCTGGAGGGATCTTTCGCGCTTTCCGTGGGGCAACACCGCCGTGGTGCTCGGCGAGCGCTTTCGCGAGGATCGCCTGGGCCTGACGGCCAGCAGCCTGACCTTCACCACCACCATCGCGATGGTGCCCTTCTTCACCGTGGCGCTGGCGCTGTTCACGGTGTTCCCGATGTTTTCCAAGATGCAGGGCCGGGTGCAGCGCTGGCTGATCGAGAGCCTGATCCCGGACAACATCGCGCGCCAGGTGGTCGGCTATCTCAACCAGTTCGCGAGCAAGGCGAGCGGCCTGGGCGTGGCCGGCCTCGCGGTGCTGCTGGTGACCGCGATCGCGCTGATCCTCACCATGGACAAGACGCTCAACAACATCTGGCGCGTGCGCACGCCGCGGCCCTTCGCGCAGCGGGTGCTGATCTACTGGGCCGCGATCACGCTCGGTCCGCTGGTGCTGGCGGTCAGCCTGAGCACCACCGCCTATGTGTTCTCGGTCTCGCGCGACGTGGTCGGCGGCGCCATCGTGAAGCTGCTGTTCGATACCTTCGAATTCTTCCTGCTCGCGGGCGGCATGGCGTCGCTCTACCACTACGTGCCCAACACGCACGTGAAGTGGGCCCATGCATGGGCCGGCGGCCTGTTCGTCGCCGCCGCGATCGAGATCGCCAAGCGCGGGCTGGCCTACTACCTCAGCCTGGTGCCGACCTATTCCATGGTCTACGGCACCTTCGCGACGGTGCCGATCCTGCTCGTATGGATCTACGTCGCCTGGGTCATCGTGCTGCTGGGTGCGGTGATCGCGGCCTATCTGCCCAGCCTGCTGAGCGGCGTCGAACGCGCCGGCGGCATGGCCGGCTGGCCGCTGCAGCTGGCCATCGAGGCGCTGCAGCATCTGGCGCGCGCCGGTGCCACGCCCGCGCGCGGGCTCGGCGCGGCCGAGCTGGTGGCCCGGATGAGGGTCGATGCGCTGCAGCTCGCGCCGGTGCTCGAGACGCTGGTCGCGCTCGACTGGATCGCGCCGATCGCCGAAGAGCCGGACGACGAGGATCCGCGCTTCGTCCTGCTGGCCCGGCCCGACGACACGCTGCTCGAACCGCTGCTGGTCCAGCTGCTCATGCCGAGGACGCCGCCGCTCGGCAGCCTCTGGGACAAGGGCCCGTTGCGCACGCTGCGGCTCGGCGACGTGCTCCATGCCCCTCGCGCTGAAGCCAGAGCGGCTTGATTCGATAATGGCGCGGGCTCCCGATCCACTCACCTGACTGACTGGCCTTGACCGACTTCTCCACCCAGACGAATCCCGCCGCGCCCGACGACCGCAGCTGGGTCGTCTGCCTGTGCGCCGAATGGTGTGGCGCCTGCCGCGAATACCGGCCGCTGTTCGAGCAGGTGGCGCGCGCGCATGCGCAGTTCCGCTTTGCGTGGGTCGACATCGAGGACCATGCCGAGCTGGCGGACGAATTCGATGTCGAGACCTTTCCGACGCTGTTGATCGCCGGCACCGACGGCACGCGCTTTCTGGGGCCCCTGTTGCCGCACGCCGAAACGCTGGCGCGCCTGTTGGGCGCGCTGCAGCCGGCGCAGCCGTCGGCGCCGGAAGTGGCGACACTGCTCGACGCGCTCGGGCGCGAGCCCGCGGGCTTCTCGGTCGCCTAGCGCGTCACCGTCACGGTCCCACCATGAACATCCTGCTCTTCGGCGCTACCGGCATGGTCGGGCAGGGCGTGCTGCGCGAATGTCTGCTCGACGCCGGCGTGACGCGGGTGCTCGCCGTCGGGCGCAGCCCGACCGGTCAGACCCATCCGAAGCTGCGTGACCTGGTGCTTGCCGATCTGGGTGATTGCAGCAGCGTCGAGGCCGACCTGTCGGGCTTCGACGCCTGCTTCTTCTGCCTCGGCGTTTCCTCCGTCGGCATGAAGGAAGAGGCCTATCGGCGCATCACCTACGATCTCACGCTGACGATCGCGCAGGCGCTGGTGCGGCTCAACTCGCAGATGACCTTCGTCTATGTGTCGGGCGCAGGCACCGACAGCACGGAGCGCGGCCCGCGCATGTGGGCGCGCGTGAAGGGCGCGACCGAGAACGCGCTGATGCGGCTGCCCTTCAAGGCCGTCTACATGTTCCGCCCCGGCTTCATCCAGCCGATGCACCGCGTGCGGTCCAAGACGGCGCTCTACCAGGCGATCTACGTGCTGGCCACGCCGATCTTCGCCCTGCTGAGCCGGCGGATGCCGGACCGCATCACGACCAGCGAGCGCATGGGCCAGGCAATGGTCGCCGTCGCCCGGCACGGCGCCGTGAGGCCGCTGCTCGAGGTCGCGGACATCAACGCGCTGGCGGCCATCAGCCGGCCAGAAAATCCCTGAGCGCGAACAGCACCGCATCGGGCGCCTCGCTCATCAGCGCGTGGCCTGCGTTCACGGTCACCGTTGCGGCATTGCGTGCCTTGGCGGCCAGGGTGCGGGTCGCGCGCGGCGGCGTCATCTGGT from Variovorax sp. PBL-E5 includes the following:
- a CDS encoding YihY family inner membrane protein yields the protein MIPIMNRRQLWRDLSRFPWGNTAVVLGERFREDRLGLTASSLTFTTTIAMVPFFTVALALFTVFPMFSKMQGRVQRWLIESLIPDNIARQVVGYLNQFASKASGLGVAGLAVLLVTAIALILTMDKTLNNIWRVRTPRPFAQRVLIYWAAITLGPLVLAVSLSTTAYVFSVSRDVVGGAIVKLLFDTFEFFLLAGGMASLYHYVPNTHVKWAHAWAGGLFVAAAIEIAKRGLAYYLSLVPTYSMVYGTFATVPILLVWIYVAWVIVLLGAVIAAYLPSLLSGVERAGGMAGWPLQLAIEALQHLARAGATPARGLGAAELVARMRVDALQLAPVLETLVALDWIAPIAEEPDDEDPRFVLLARPDDTLLEPLLVQLLMPRTPPLGSLWDKGPLRTLRLGDVLHAPRAEARAA
- a CDS encoding thioredoxin family protein, which translates into the protein MTDFSTQTNPAAPDDRSWVVCLCAEWCGACREYRPLFEQVARAHAQFRFAWVDIEDHAELADEFDVETFPTLLIAGTDGTRFLGPLLPHAETLARLLGALQPAQPSAPEVATLLDALGREPAGFSVA
- a CDS encoding NAD(P)H-binding protein, with the protein product MNILLFGATGMVGQGVLRECLLDAGVTRVLAVGRSPTGQTHPKLRDLVLADLGDCSSVEADLSGFDACFFCLGVSSVGMKEEAYRRITYDLTLTIAQALVRLNSQMTFVYVSGAGTDSTERGPRMWARVKGATENALMRLPFKAVYMFRPGFIQPMHRVRSKTALYQAIYVLATPIFALLSRRMPDRITTSERMGQAMVAVARHGAVRPLLEVADINALAAISRPENP